In one window of Gossypium arboreum isolate Shixiya-1 chromosome 4, ASM2569848v2, whole genome shotgun sequence DNA:
- the LOC108460077 gene encoding uncharacterized protein LOC108460077 isoform X1 translates to MNGNAYGSHYYDSLEESNLRKVDSQISMKLGLNAMNSFQESSCNRNADDGSWYIEAGDSKPKCFFHENKLRCSSSSMNLIGFFNNLWGGRVPSSYTKRLKDGEEEHSPLHIDASHAAQGQHIGLCSTLKDHGLQGLHGFLTKVMHLRRRLGACNARFDRFSYLVKVNQRSIKMILAIVFVFTLLGISLHLQSGF, encoded by the exons ATGAATGGTAATGCTTATGGTAGCCATTATTATGATTCTTTGGAGGAGAGTAACCTAAGGAAAGTGGATTCTCAAATTTCTATGAAATTGGGTCTAAATGCAATGAATTCTTTCCAAGAGAGTTCTTGTAATAGGAATGCTGACGATGGAAGTTGGTATATAGAAGCTGGTGATAGCAAACCTAAGTGTTTCTTCCATGAGAATAAGCTGAGATGCTCTTCCAGCAGTATGAATCTCATTGGTTTCTTCAATAATCTATGGGGAGGAAGGGTTCCTAGCAGTTATACAAAGCGATTAAAAGATGGGGAAGAAGAGCATTCTCCTTTGCACATTGATGCTTCTCATGCTGCACAG GGCCAGCATATTGGACTATGTTCAACACTTAAAGACCATGGCCTACAGGGATTACATGGGTTTCTGACAAAGGTCATGCACTTGAGGAGGAGGCTTGGGGCATGCAATGCCAGATTTGATAGATTTTCATATCTCGTTAAAGTTAATCAGCGGTCCATAAAAATGATATTGGCAATAGTATTTGTCTTCACACTTTTAG GAATATCGTTGCATCTGCAAAGTGGGTTTTGA
- the LOC108460077 gene encoding uncharacterized protein LOC108460077 isoform X3, with the protein MNGNAYGSHYYDSLEESNLRKVDSQISMKLGLNAMNSFQESSCNRNADDGSWYIEAGDSKPKCFFHENKLRCSSSSMNLIGFFNNLWGGRVPSSYTKRLKDGEEEHSPLHIDASHAAQGQHIGLCSTLKDHGLQGLHGFLTKVMHLRRRLGACNARFDRFSYLVKVNQRSIKMILAIVFVFTLLGKCTICTYHLLFDLLYLSLLNSNLIFLIFNFILFIVDNTSLDSLFKSNSVTSPKLLTCCSILLILLYNLLKYIEVISIKLLNPLLKV; encoded by the exons ATGAATGGTAATGCTTATGGTAGCCATTATTATGATTCTTTGGAGGAGAGTAACCTAAGGAAAGTGGATTCTCAAATTTCTATGAAATTGGGTCTAAATGCAATGAATTCTTTCCAAGAGAGTTCTTGTAATAGGAATGCTGACGATGGAAGTTGGTATATAGAAGCTGGTGATAGCAAACCTAAGTGTTTCTTCCATGAGAATAAGCTGAGATGCTCTTCCAGCAGTATGAATCTCATTGGTTTCTTCAATAATCTATGGGGAGGAAGGGTTCCTAGCAGTTATACAAAGCGATTAAAAGATGGGGAAGAAGAGCATTCTCCTTTGCACATTGATGCTTCTCATGCTGCACAG GGCCAGCATATTGGACTATGTTCAACACTTAAAGACCATGGCCTACAGGGATTACATGGGTTTCTGACAAAGGTCATGCACTTGAGGAGGAGGCTTGGGGCATGCAATGCCAGATTTGATAGATTTTCATATCTCGTTAAAGTTAATCAGCGGTCCATAAAAATGATATTGGCAATAGTATTTGTCTTCACACTTTTAGGTAAGTGCACTATTTGTACATACCATCTTCTATTTGATTTACTCTACTTGTCCCTGCTAAATTCAAATCTAATATTCctgatatttaattttatattatttatagtaGATAATACTTCTTTAGATTCGCTGTTCAAATCTAATTCAGTTACCTCTCCTAAATTATTAACTTGTTgttcaattttattaattttactatataatttattaaaatatatagagGTTATATCCATTAAACTATTAAATCCTTTACTAAAGGtctaa
- the LOC128279232 gene encoding uncharacterized protein LOC128279232, translating to MGSSLLQWESDPLFPAAEVVQDSADRMESIFRVLLHEQNLVEANNYDPKLLTLIGYHRRDLATILETAKWQALLEDFERAVNSSARMDRPHSREAVIFRQKEFVSAIREQINNVEKSLEEMAMGNHAKNSEWKNLNEQDKDNLALFLSRGLTITVMSSVIVTYLKDFLIQPRHHAQQMLELLEMNVEKLKK from the exons ATGGGATCAAGCTTGCTTCAATGGGAATCCGACCCTCTATTTCCAGCCGCCGAAGTCGTTCAAGATTCAGCTGACAG GATGGAATCGATTTTTCGCGTTCTTTTGCATGAACAAAATCTTGTTGAAGCTAATAATTATGACCCGAAGCTGCTTACTTTGATTGGGTACCACAGGCGCGATCTTGCTACCATACTTGAAACAGCAAAATGGCAGGCATTG TTGGAAGATTTTGAACGAGCAGTTAACTCATCAGCTAGGATGGACCGGCCTCACTCTAGGGAGGCTGTGATTTTTAGACAAAAGGAGTTTGTTAGTGCTATTAGAGAACAGATCAACAATGTTGAGAAAAGCTTGGAGGAAATGGCAATGGGAAATCACGCTAAAAACTCTGAATGGAAAAACTTGAATGAACAAGATAAAGATAATTTGGCATTATTCCTTTCTAGGGGATTAACAATCACTGTTATGAGTTCGGTGATAGTGACATATTTAAAAGATTTCTTGATCCAACCACGGCATCATGCTCAACAGATGCTGGAATTGTTGGAAATGAATGTGGAGAAATTGAAGAAGTGA
- the LOC108460077 gene encoding uncharacterized protein LOC108460077 isoform X2, protein MNGNAYGSHYYDSLEESNLRKVDSQISMKLGLNAMNSFQESSCNRNADDGSWYIEAGDSKPKCFFHENKLRCSSSSMNLIGFFNNLWGGRVPSSYTKRLKDGEEEHSPLHIDASHAAQGQHIGLCSTLKDHGLQGLHGFLTKVMHLRRRLGACNARFDRFSYLVKVNQRSIKMILAIVFVFTLLGILIFHIA, encoded by the exons ATGAATGGTAATGCTTATGGTAGCCATTATTATGATTCTTTGGAGGAGAGTAACCTAAGGAAAGTGGATTCTCAAATTTCTATGAAATTGGGTCTAAATGCAATGAATTCTTTCCAAGAGAGTTCTTGTAATAGGAATGCTGACGATGGAAGTTGGTATATAGAAGCTGGTGATAGCAAACCTAAGTGTTTCTTCCATGAGAATAAGCTGAGATGCTCTTCCAGCAGTATGAATCTCATTGGTTTCTTCAATAATCTATGGGGAGGAAGGGTTCCTAGCAGTTATACAAAGCGATTAAAAGATGGGGAAGAAGAGCATTCTCCTTTGCACATTGATGCTTCTCATGCTGCACAG GGCCAGCATATTGGACTATGTTCAACACTTAAAGACCATGGCCTACAGGGATTACATGGGTTTCTGACAAAGGTCATGCACTTGAGGAGGAGGCTTGGGGCATGCAATGCCAGATTTGATAGATTTTCATATCTCGTTAAAGTTAATCAGCGGTCCATAAAAATGATATTGGCAATAGTATTTGTCTTCACACTTTTAG GTATATTGATCTTCCATATTGCTTGA
- the LOC108461010 gene encoding uncharacterized protein At5g03900, chloroplastic yields MASISTCLTLSPKFRLLTSKPQVSLNFPGIQPLTSSSTFSRKSGNFLRPRVSFPVIKASLDVGSDAIRPGGTVETDKLPSDVRKRAMEAVDSFGGRVTVGDVSSKAGLNLNQAQKALQALASDTNGFLEVSDEGDVLYVFPKDYRSKLAAKSFRIKFEPWVDKAKAALEYLIRVSFGTALIASIVLVYTTIIALITSRSDEDNRGRRGGRSYDTGFTFYLSPTDLFWYWDPYYYRRRRLRTDDDERMNFIESVFSFVFGDGDPNQGIEEERWKLIGQYITSNGGVVTAEELAPYLDLPTTKGALSDESYVLPVLLRFDGQPEIDEEGNILYRFQSLQRTASSQRSGRKEYVGRRWSDWVGGIEKFFKEKKWQFSKTSSSERAMVIGLGAINLFGVIILGTMLKDAAIRLSGFINFVMDIFPLLQIYAGSFFAIPLVRWFFIRKRNADIEKRNQIRKRFAQALELPDLSLRRKLLSARDMAQKTVIGPDRIVYSTDRDLVQQDYEAREWDRRLREIEKSD; encoded by the exons ATGGCCTCAATCTCTACTTGCCTTACTCTATCACCTAAGTTTCGTCTCCTAACTTCAAAACCCCAAGTTTCTCTCAATTTTCCGGGAATCCAACCACTAACTTCTTCTTCTACGTTCTCGAGAAAATCCGGGAACTTTTTGAGACCTAGGGTTTCATTTCCCGTCATTAAGGCAAGTCTTGATGTTGGAAGCGACGCGATTAGGCCTGGAGGTACGGTCGAGACTGATAAGTTACCCTCTGACGTCAGAAAACGAGCAATGGAGGCCGTTGACTCGTTTGGCGGGAGGGTTACTGTTGGAGATGTTTCGAGTAAAGCTGGGCTTAACTTGAATCAAGCTCAAAAGGCTCTTCAAGCACTTGCTTCCGATACTAACGGTTTCTTGGAG GTTTCAGATGAAGGTGATGTCCTTTATGTCTTTCCAAAAGATTATCGTTCAAAACTTGCTGCCAAGTCATTTAGGATAAAATTTGAACCTTGGGTTGATAAAGCAAAG GCTGCACTTGAATATTTAATTAGAGTTTCTTTCGGGACAGCACTTATAGCTTCAATTGTTCTTGTTTATACAACAATTATTGCCCTAATTACAAGTAGAAG CGATGAAGACAATCGTGGAAGACGAGGAGGCAGATCATATGACACAGGGTTCACCTTCTACTTGAGTCCAACTGACTTGTTTTG gtacTGGGATCCATATTATTATAGGAGGCGACGGCTACGAACTGATGATGATGAGAGGATGAACTTTATTGAATCT gttttctcttttgttttcggGGATGGTGATCCAAATCAAGGAATTGAAGAAGAAAGGTGGAAGTTG ATTGGACAATACATAACTTCTAATGGAGGTGTTGTCACAGCTGAAGAACTTGCTCCATATCTTGATTTACCTACCACAAAGGGAGCATTG AGTGATGAGTCGTATGTGTTACCTGTTCTTCTGCGGTTTGATGGCCAGCCAGAAATAGATGAAGAG GGAAATATTCTGTATAGATTTCAGTCTCTGCAGCGGACAGCTTCTTCTCAGAGGAGTGGAAGGAAGGAATATGTAGGAAGAAGATGGAGTGATTGGGTTGGGGGAATTGAGAAATTTTTTAAGGAGAAGAAGTGGCAATTTAG TAAAACAAGCTCATCAGAGAGAGCAATGGTCATTGGTTTGGGTGCCATTAACCTCTTTGGAGTCATAATTCTTGGAACAATGTTAAA AGATGCTGCGATTAGACTGAGTGGATTTATTAATTTTGTCATGGACATTTTCCCTCTACTTCAG ATCTATGCTGGTTCTTTCTTTGCAATTCCTTTGGTTCGTTGGTTCTTCATTCGTAAAAGGAATGCTGATATAGAGAAGAGAAACCAAATAAGAAAACGGTTTGCTCAAGCACTTGAATTGCCTGATCTTTCACTAAGGCGGAAG CTATTGAGTGCTCGAGATATGGCACAAAAAACAGTCATAGGACCAGACCGCATTGTGTATAGTACTGACAGAGACTTGGTTCAGCAAGACTATGAAGCACGAGAGTGGGATCGAAGACTCCGAGAAATTGAGAAGTCAGACTAA